Proteins co-encoded in one Lasioglossum baleicum chromosome 14, iyLasBale1, whole genome shotgun sequence genomic window:
- the LOC143215941 gene encoding uncharacterized protein LOC143215941, which yields MLHNSLPRAFLAPGLNYMGYYGDEIHQHPYTAPATWHIPMENLSAYSRVSEHHVLQTWEMSRSSTPCPLDLSLKPSPAPNTPKLDDPIGSESKKEQKISDELQRESESCVGYSGGDDTGSLVVDDFDIVPRCSSVNSHSSYELLSKKEPLQLQEPEEKLCALPFSEVASKSYYAHSQKLNVLTSPSQLQSVQNYHQQQLLTPQHHLHGMQHAPMTPPSTPSPPQCPRRKIREEDASPSSVGSNSTIGNGPRTSGGGQADKLLQRPKKKHARRLKFDEDTSSPVSGTVILGPDEAVVTGDIDPAFNIVEVTEEARAELAKIENRLGPYQCKLCRQLHEDAFQLAQHRCSRIAHVEYRCPECDKRFSCPANLASHRRWHKPRLANGEHSSSTTGVEIPCTRCDAKFTRQAALRKHLTTQHPENNNNTTTSNNNNNNNGNNNSSVSLEDQGATGKADIIQMVSSSSLNAEMP from the coding sequence ATGTTGCACAATTCTTTGCCAAGGGCATTCTTGGCCCCCGGACTGAATTACATGGGCTACTATGGCGACGAGATCCATCAGCATCCGTACACTGCGCCCGCCACTTGGCACATTCCCATGGAGAACCTGTCGGCGTACTCGAGGGTTTCGGAGCACCACGTTCTCCAAACGTGGGAAATGTCGAGATCGTCGACCCCGTGCCCCCTGGACTTGTCGTTGAAGCCATCACCCGCGCCAAACACACCGAAACTCGACGATCCGATCGGATCGGAGTCGAAGAAGGAGCAGAAGATTTCGGACGAGTTGCAGAGGGAGTCGGAAAGCTGTGTCGGATACAGCGGCGGCGACGACACGGGTTCGTTGGTAGTCGACGATTTCGATATCGTTCCGCGATGCTCCTCGGTAAACAGCCACTCTAGCTACGAGTTGCTGTCGAAGAAGGAGCCGCTGCAGCTGCAGGAGCCGGAAGAGAAGCTCTGCGCGCTTCCGTTCAGCGAAGTCGCCTCGAAATCGTATTACGCGCACAGCCAGAAGCTGAACGTGCTCACCAGTCCGAGTCAGCTGCAGTCTGTCCAGAATTACCATCAGCAGCAACTTCTGACGCCGCAGCATCACTTGCACGGCATGCAACACGCGCCGATGACACCGCCGAGCACGCCGTCGCCCCCGCAGTGTCCTCGAAGGAAGATCAGGGAGGAGGACGCCAGTCCGTCGTCGGTGGGAAGCAATTCGACGATCGGCAACGGTCCGAGAACCAGTGGCGGTGGTCAGGCGGACAAACTTCTGCAGAGGCCGAAGAAGAAACACGCACGGAGATTGAAATTCGACGAGGACACCAGCAGCCCGGTGTCCGGCACCGTGATCCTGGGACCCGACGAGGCCGTGGTCACCGGTGACATCGATCCGGCCTTCAACATCGTTGAAGTCACCGAGGAGGCGCGGGCGGAACTGGCGAAAATCGAGAACCGGCTCGGCCCGTATCAATGCAAACTCTGCAGGCAGCTTCACGAGGACGCTTTCCAGCTGGCCCAGCACAGGTGCTCGAGGATAGCGCACGTCGAGTACAGATGCCCGGAATGCGATAAGAGGTTCTCGTGCCCGGCCAACCTGGCGTCCCATCGGCGCTGGCACAAGCCGAGGTTAGCCAACGGAGAGCATTCGTCGTCGACGACCGGCGTCGAGATCCCTTGCACCAGGTGCGACGCCAAGTTCACCAGACAAGCCGCCCTCAGGAAGCATCTGACCACCCAGCATCCGgagaacaacaacaacaccaccaccagcaacaacaacaacaacaacaacggtaACAACAACAGCAGCGTTTCATTGGAAGATCAAGGAGCTACGGGTAAGGCTGACATCATTCAGATGGTTTCCAGCAGCTCGTTGAACGCTGAAATGCCCTGA